A portion of the Lampris incognitus isolate fLamInc1 chromosome 9, fLamInc1.hap2, whole genome shotgun sequence genome contains these proteins:
- the gpatch4 gene encoding G patch domain-containing protein 4: MGDSVQEKSRGLKFAEQQLLRHGWEKGKGLGRQENGISEAIRVKVKCDKGGVGHKQGEQFTFHWWDHVFNKASASLQVESDQNGIKVKKTVEEDEDCVVSNKKPRKAALAKTKLYGCFVKSATLRSGEEQPEPECPSSGDTSSLDDEDDQRLDLSSTTKLSDADLMKACGGRTAHKGARHGLTMNAKLARLEQQEAEFMAKYSKKSQSANPSAEHVVQSADGSPEEEDAGEVSQGKKAKRNKSNEHLTETNCNMVSESPEIENRPKKKKKKRGNLEEVMELVPPEEELNPVDPQTVKRKPKKRKRLREENGEVREETGPTLNSECVGRTSETDTKRRMKKKKKKKVSSKEQEEHLAPAAAEQANDTESKQSDSVQDCNPKKKKKNDAAAQQQGDVVEKESPDKHKRKKKKKQKNE; this comes from the exons ATGGGGGACAGTGTTCAAGAGAAAAGCCGTGGTTTGAAATTTGCAGAGCAACAGCTCCTGCGTCATGGATGGGAAAAGG GTAAAGGACTTGGACGTCAGGAGAATGGAATCTCAGAGGCTATTAGAGTCAAAGTGAAATGTGACAAGGGAGGG GTGGGACACAAGCAAGGAGAGCAGTTCACCTTCCACTGGTGGGATCATGTCTTCAATAAGGCTTCTGCCAGTCTGCAGGTGGAATCTGACCAG AATGGTATTAAGGTGAAGAAGACTGTGGAGGAAGATGAGGATTGCGTCGTCTCCAACAAGAAACCAAGGAAAGCTGCATTGGCAAAAACCAAGCTGTATGGATGCTTTGTCAAG TCAGCCACGTTACGCTCAGGTGAGGAACAGCCAGAACCGGAGTGTCCCAGTTCAGGCGACActagcagtttggatgatgaagATGACCAGCGACTGGACCTGTCCAGCACCACCAA GCTGTCTGACGCTGACCTCATGAAGGCTTGTGGAGGGCGCACAGCTCACAA GGGAGCCAGGCACGGCTTGACCATGAATGCCAAGTTAGCcaggctggagcagcaggaggcgGAGTTCATGGCAAAGTACAGCAAGAAGAGCCAATCAGCAAACCCGTCAGCTGAGCACGTCGTACAGTCAGCAGACGGGAGCCCTGAGGAGGAGGATGCAGGGGAGGTGTCACAAGGCAAGAAGGCAAAGAGGAATAAATCAAATGAACATTTAACTGAAACAAACTGCAACATGGTCTCTGAGAGTCCTGAAATAGAAAACAgacccaagaagaagaagaagaagagaggaaatcTGGAAGAAGTGATGGAATTAGTTCCCCCAGAAGAAGAATTAAATCCAGTTGATCCTCAAACAGTAAAGAGGAAACCAAAAAAGAGGAAAAGGCTCAGGGAGGAAAATGGTGAAGTGAGAGAGGAAACAGGGCCAACTTTAAATAGCGAATGTGTAGGAAGGACCTCCGAGACTGACACAAAAAGAAgaatgaaaaagaagaagaagaagaaggtgtccTCCAAAGAGCAGGAAGAACATTTAGCTCCTGCGGCAGCGGAACAAGCCAATGATACAGAATCCAAACAGTCGGACTCGGTTCAGGACTGcaacccaaaaaagaaaaagaaaaacgatgcaGCCGCTCAACAGCAAGGGGACGTTGTGGAGAAGGAATCTCCAGATAAAcataaaaggaaaaagaaaaaaaaacaaaaaaacgaatag